A genomic stretch from Candidatus Eisenbacteria bacterium includes:
- a CDS encoding superoxide dismutase: MTITLPDLPYKKDALAPHISARTLEFHHEKHHQGYVTNLNKLIEGTDLAAETLENIIKKTADKADKMGIFNNAAQVWNHTFYWKSMKPGGGGKPTGKIAKKIDADFGGFDSFIKELKNAGLTQFGSGWAWLVLKKDKLEIIKTANADTPIAHGLKPLMTVDVWEHAYYLDYQNKRADYLEVFMANLINWAFVNSNLG, encoded by the coding sequence ATGACGATTACACTACCCGACCTTCCCTACAAAAAAGACGCCCTGGCCCCGCATATCAGCGCGAGGACATTGGAATTTCATCATGAAAAGCATCATCAGGGGTATGTGACGAACCTCAACAAGCTTATTGAGGGGACGGATTTGGCCGCCGAGACGCTGGAAAATATCATCAAAAAGACGGCAGACAAAGCTGATAAAATGGGAATCTTCAACAATGCGGCCCAAGTTTGGAACCATACCTTTTACTGGAAATCCATGAAGCCGGGCGGCGGAGGGAAACCCACGGGAAAGATCGCGAAGAAGATCGATGCCGATTTTGGGGGTTTTGACAGCTTCATTAAAGAGCTGAAGAATGCCGGCCTCACTCAGTTCGGCAGCGGTTGGGCGTGGCTTGTGTTGAAAAAGGATAAGTTGGAGATTATCAAAACCGCCAACGCCGATACTCCCATAGCCCATGGCTTAAAACCCCTGATGACGGTGGATGTTTGGGAGCATGCCTATTATCTGGATTATCAGAACAAGCGCGCAGACTATCTTGAGGTTTTCATGGCGAACTTGATCAACTGGGCGTTCGTCAACTCTAATCTCGGATAA